One Pseudorasbora parva isolate DD20220531a chromosome 4, ASM2467924v1, whole genome shotgun sequence genomic region harbors:
- the LOC137073581 gene encoding SLIT and NTRK-like protein 1 — protein MLLWIVLLKAALCVAIGNVTRDVCKEQICSCNAIEGDLHIDCEKKSLTNLHHLTGPSSQFYHLLLHGNSLSRLFPNEFANFYNAVSLHLENNGLHDIVPGAFLGLQLVKRLHINNNKIRSFKKSTFLGLDDLEYLQADFNLLRDIDPSVFRDLSKLEVLILNDNLISALPINVFQNVPITHLDLRGNRIKTLPYEGILEQIPGIVEVLLEDNPWDCNCDLVSLKEWLENIPQNALIGRVICEAPTRLQGNDLNETAETELCPSKSGMDSSLVAPPTQDETPNRSPHPTPYKASGVTESHSAGGGHKRPKARENWQLKIKPTAMATGGIERELPANSTCPQSCSCKLIGTRQGLGVNCEGRKIESVANLKPKPLSAHELNLRDNNIHTVRKNQLRGYHSLNLLDLGGNNIKMIENGTFHNLTELRWLYMDKNYLDTLMAEMFVGLQNLEYLSLEYNDIQLIMPGTFSPIPNLRVLFLNNNLLKALPVDAFLGVSLSKISLHNNYFTYLPVPGVLDQLNSIIQIDLHGNPWDCSCNIVPFKQWTDKLGADVIVSDLKCESPEEFWKRDFRRIRNDLMCPQLYEKISPTSLSKNSTFPADTGTRTNSYLEPSRVSISVLVPGLLLVFVTSAFTVVGMLVFILRNRKRSKRRDGNSSASEINSLQTVCDSSYWHSGAYHADAPHRGFDCGAHSLSDK, from the coding sequence ATGCTGCTTTGGATTGTGTTGCTGAAGGCGGCTCTTTGTGTAGCTATCGGGAATGTTACAAGGGACGTCTGTAAGGAGCAAATCTGCTCCTGCAATGCAATAGAAGGCGATTTGCACATTGACTGTGAGAAAAAGAGCCTCACAAACCTGCACCATTTGACAGGTCCGAGCTCCCAGTTTTATCACCTCCTGCTTCATGGGAATTCTTTATCCAGACTGTTTCCCAATGAGTTTGCTAACTTTTACAATGCCGTGAGCTTGCATTTGGAGAACAATGGCTTGCACGACATCGTGCCGGGTGCTTTCTTGGGACTGCAGCTTGTGAAACGGCTGCACATCAATAACAACAAGATCAGGTCTTTCAAAAAGAGCACGTTTCTTGGTTTAGACGACCTGGAGTACCTTCAAGCCGACTTCAACCTTCTGAGGGACATTGACCCATCTGTGTTCAGGGACTTAAGTAAGCTTGAAGTTTTAATCTTAAACGACAACCTTATTAGCGCTCTTCCCATCAACGTGTTTCAGAACGTGCCCATCACACACCTCGATCTGAGAGGGAACCGAATAAAAACGTTGCCTTACGAAGGGATTCTAGAGCAGATACCTGGCATCGTGGAGGTTTTACTGGAGGACAACCCCTGGGATTGCAACTGCGACCTGGTTTCCCTAAAGGAATGGCTAGAGAACATCCCGCAGAACGCGCTCATCGGAAGGGTCATTTGCGAGGCGCCTACTCGGCTGCAAGGGAACGACCTGAACGAAACGGCCGAGACGGAGCTGTGCCCTTCAAAGAGCGGCATGGATTCCAGCCTGGTGGCACCTCCCACCCAGGACGAGACCCCCAATCGCAGCCCCCATCCAACACCGTATAAAGCGAGCGGGGTGACGGAGTCCCATAGTGCTGGGGGAGGGCACAAGCGTCCGAAAGCCAGGGAGAATTGGCAGTTGAAAATAAAGCCCACAGCCATGGCGACCGGCGGCATTGAAAGGGAGCTGCCGGCTAATTCGACCTGCCCTCAGTCTTGTAGTTGTAAGCTTATAGGAACTAGACAAGGGCTCGGGGTTAACTGCGAGGGCAGGAAGATAGAAAGTGTGGCTAATCTCAAACCCAAACCCCTGAGCGCGCATGAGTTAAATCTGCGCGACAACAACATTCATACCGTCAGAAAGAACCAGCTCAGAGGCTATCATAGCTTGAATTTACTCGATTTGGGGGggaataacattaaaatgatcGAAAATGGCACTTTTCATAATCTGACCGAGTTGAGGTGGCTCTACATGGACAAGAACTACTTGGATACTTTAATGGCGGAGATGTTCGTGGGACTACAGAACCTGGAGTATCTCAGTTTGGAATATAACGACATCCAGCTCATAATGCCGGGCACCTTCAGCCCGATTCCCAACTTGAGGGTGCTCTTCCTCAACAACAACCTGCTCAAGGCTCTACCCGTGGATGCGTTCTTGGGGGTTTCTTTGTCTAAAATAAGCTTGCATAACAATTATTTCACATATCTCCCTGTGCCAGGTGTCTTAGACCAACTCAACTCCATTATCCAGATCGATTTGCACGGGAACCCCTGGGATTGCTCGTGCAATATCGTCCCCTTCAAACAGTGGACAGACAAACTCGGGGCAGACGTCATCGTGAGCGATCTCAAATGCGAGTCCCCCGAGGAGTTCTGGAAGAGGGATTTCCGGCGAATCAGGAACGATCTGATGTGCCCTCAGCTCTACGAGAAGATCTCCCCCACCTCCCTGTCCAAAAACAGCACTTTCCCAGCAGACACGGGGACGCGGACCAACTCCTACCTGGAGCCCAGCAGAGTGTCAATATCGGTGCTCGTGCCTGGTCTGCTGCTGGTTTTCGTGACGTCTGCCTTCACCGTGGTGGGAATGCTGGTCTTTATCCTGCGCAACCGAAAGAGATCGAAACGGAGAGACGGCAACTCTTCTGCGTCAGAAATCAATTCTTTACAGACAGTTTGCGACTCGTCCTATTGGCACAGCGGAGCGTATCACGCAGACGCGCCACACAGAGGTTTCGACTGTGGTGCCCACTCTCTCTCCGACAAATGA